A genome region from Carya illinoinensis cultivar Pawnee chromosome 2, C.illinoinensisPawnee_v1, whole genome shotgun sequence includes the following:
- the LOC122295677 gene encoding auxin-induced protein 6B-like, whose translation MDSNKSNMSNKIRDIVRLEQIHKKWKKLANATKNSSNSISSATFSRSSSSTTSNGSKSIKFLKRTLSFSDVSGASNDVVPKGFLAVCVGKELKRFIIPTQYLGHQAFGTLLREAEEEFGFQQEGVLKIPCQVSVFEKILKVV comes from the coding sequence ATGGATTCAAACAAATCCAACATGTCTAACAAGATCAGAGATATTGTCAGGCTTGAACAGATCCACAAGAAGTGGAAAAAGCTTGCAAATGCTACAAAAAACAGCTCTAATTCTATTTCTTCTGCTACTTTCAGCAGGAGTAGTAGCAGTACCACTAGCAATGGCAGTAAGAGTATCAAATTCCTGAAGAGAACACTCTCCTTCTCAGATGTTTCGGGGGCTTCCAATGATGTCGTGCCAAAAGGCTTTCTTGCCGTTTGTGTAGGGAAGGAGCTGAAGAGATTCATCATCCCAACACAGTACTTGGGCCACCAAGCATTTGGGACGTTACTGCGAGAAGCCGAAGAAGAATTTGGCTTTCAGCAAGAAGGAGTGCTCAAGATTCCCTGCCAAGTTTCTGTGTTCGAAAAAATCTTGAAGGTGGtttaa